In a genomic window of Desulfovibrio inopinatus DSM 10711:
- the pspA gene encoding phage shock protein PspA, whose translation MGIFSRFSDIVSSNINAMLDKAEDPEKMIRLMIQEMEDTLVELKAACAKTMAQTAKTQRGLDRATEKANLWLEKARLAVEKGREDLAREALVEKRRYEDDAEALSNEVAECQGMVESYRTDIGLLEEKLQSAKDRQRALVQRHMRARGKMRAKQEMRRASSTDTLIRFEQFENRIERLEAEAELAGEYPNRRSPANGEPLTLEEKFSMLEHDDEIERELASLKKNMAGSPAGSSESTDKE comes from the coding sequence ATGGGTATTTTCTCTCGATTCAGCGACATCGTCAGTTCCAATATTAACGCTATGTTGGATAAGGCCGAAGATCCGGAAAAGATGATTCGGCTTATGATTCAAGAAATGGAAGACACGCTGGTTGAACTCAAGGCAGCTTGTGCCAAGACCATGGCGCAAACAGCCAAAACCCAACGTGGGCTCGATAGAGCGACGGAAAAAGCCAATTTATGGTTGGAAAAGGCACGCTTGGCCGTGGAAAAGGGTCGGGAAGATTTGGCACGCGAAGCTTTAGTGGAAAAGCGTCGATATGAAGATGATGCTGAAGCTCTGTCCAATGAAGTTGCCGAATGCCAAGGAATGGTGGAAAGCTACCGAACCGACATCGGCTTACTGGAAGAAAAACTTCAATCCGCCAAAGATCGCCAACGCGCATTGGTGCAGCGGCATATGCGTGCTCGTGGGAAGATGCGTGCCAAGCAAGAAATGCGTCGCGCGTCTTCGACCGACACATTGATCCGTTTTGAACAATTTGAAAATCGGATTGAACGCCTTGAAGCCGAAGCGGAATTAGCCGGGGAATATCCCAATCGCCGGAGTCCGGCCAATGGAGAGCCTTTGACCTTGGAAGAAAAATTCAGCATGCTTGAGCACGATGACGAGATTGAACGGGAATTGGCTTCGTTAAAGAAGAATATGGCCGGTTCTCCTGCTGGATCGTCAGAATCTACTGACAAGGAATAA
- the pspC gene encoding envelope stress response membrane protein PspC — protein MRSLEELRRRRIYRARNGMIMGVCKGLARYLDVPVFAVRILAVIVVIASHLVPAIIAYIVAGFVLKPEPVIPPKDEREQEVYDGYVHSKTRTVEKIKDKYDRLDKRIRRVEDFVTSKEYDFDRRLKNS, from the coding sequence ATGAGATCGCTGGAAGAACTTCGGCGACGGCGTATCTACCGGGCCAGAAACGGTATGATCATGGGGGTCTGCAAAGGTTTGGCCCGTTACCTTGATGTTCCGGTTTTCGCCGTTCGTATCTTGGCCGTGATTGTGGTCATTGCATCGCATCTTGTGCCAGCTATCATTGCATATATCGTCGCCGGCTTTGTGTTGAAGCCTGAGCCGGTTATTCCACCAAAAGATGAACGGGAACAAGAAGTGTACGACGGGTATGTGCACTCCAAAACCCGTACGGTGGAGAAAATCAAAGATAAGTATGACCGACTCGATAAACGTATCCGGCGGGTGGAAGACTTTGTGACCTCCAAAGAATATGACTTTGATCGACGATTGAAAAATTCATAG
- a CDS encoding YrhK family protein codes for MAHLFTNRRRVFALTDTLSPRQFLWESINAILYLVGGVTFVVGSIFFLPSFDAYEVIGAELFFGGSILYLIVSVHDLVESVVYLRRRIHHLKYMVELLAAVTYCIGTVLFLIGSVLFMPSYESILAGSLCFIIGSGLFLVGACINVLQIVLAGSLLTLQLLNATAISFIAGSVLFLVASVPYLWTIPESPYKYQLFTYVAWEYIVGSMLFFGGGVVNYIRAGQAMRHYVVQKETRHSLRMKKKAEHELT; via the coding sequence GTGGCCCATTTATTTACGAATCGACGCCGTGTTTTTGCTCTGACAGACACGCTTTCTCCTCGTCAGTTCCTTTGGGAGTCCATTAATGCGATTCTCTATTTGGTCGGTGGAGTGACGTTCGTCGTTGGGAGTATTTTTTTTCTTCCGTCGTTCGATGCATATGAAGTTATTGGAGCGGAGCTGTTTTTCGGTGGGTCTATACTCTATCTTATTGTATCCGTGCATGATCTTGTCGAGTCGGTTGTCTATTTGCGACGACGTATACACCACCTCAAATATATGGTTGAACTTCTTGCAGCAGTGACCTACTGCATTGGTACCGTTTTGTTCCTCATTGGAAGTGTGCTGTTTATGCCCTCATACGAGTCTATTCTCGCCGGTTCTTTGTGTTTTATTATTGGAAGTGGTTTGTTTCTTGTCGGAGCCTGCATCAATGTACTTCAGATCGTGCTTGCCGGCTCTCTTCTCACCTTACAATTGCTCAATGCTACGGCAATTAGTTTTATCGCTGGTTCTGTGCTCTTTCTTGTGGCTTCTGTTCCATATTTGTGGACGATTCCGGAGTCACCATATAAATATCAGCTTTTTACCTATGTCGCTTGGGAGTATATTGTTGGCAGTATGCTTTTTTTCGGTGGAGGTGTTGTAAATTATATTCGAGCTGGCCAGGCTATGCGACATTATGTTGTTCAAAAAGAGACACGCCATTCACTTCGAATGAAGAAAAAAGCAGAACATGAATTGACATAA